The following proteins are encoded in a genomic region of Necator americanus strain Aroian chromosome II, whole genome shotgun sequence:
- a CDS encoding hypothetical protein (NECATOR_CHRII.G8272.T1) — protein sequence METPFGVQLGDKTTAPESMTRGIDRNAWVPRRKANPGTVARFGPTPIDMRLSIPLRLRRIINSNYHPFQVIPKPDRWQVRERQDRFTAWQYGACRDTYKYGNIKLNKIFCYLDMKRRDESKLEKFYAEERLNAALAEHHFEYKHFRNMLDKAHILLDNVVLSQLAIYEPRTFQSLVALAKEMAIKDGRPVIPDDEFKFEVHLDDSLFGEPFPKPAQYPKGPAENHTNKPRKLDPSEY from the exons ATGGAAACACCGTTCGGCGTCCAGCTCGGAGACAAAACAACAGCACCAGAATCGATGACGAGAGGAATCGATCGTAATGCGTG GGTCCCTCGCAGAAAAGCGAACCCGGGTACGGTGGCGAGATTTGGACCTACGCCAATAG ATATGCGGTTATCCATTCCTCTTCGACTACGGAGGATCATCAACAGCAATTATCATCCTTTTCAGGTAATTCCTAAGCCTGACAGATGGCAAGTTCGAGAGCGACAAGATCGTTTCACTGCG tggcAATACGGTGCTTGTCGAGATACGTACAAGTATGGGAATATAAAATTGAACAAGATTTTCTGTTATCTCGACATGAAACGTCGAGACGAGAGCAAGCTCGAGAAATTC taTGCTGAGGAACGTCTGAATGCAGCACTCGCTGAACATCACTTTGAATACAAACACTTCCGCAACATGCTGGATAAAGCACATATTCTCCTCGACAATGTTGTTCTTTCTCAGTTGGCCATCTATGAACCAAGAACATTTCAG aGCCTTGTCGCTCTAGCAAAAGAAATGGCAATTAAGGATGGCCGACCTGTAATACCGGATGATGAATTCAAATTTGAG GTCCATCTTGATGACTCTCTCTTTGGTGAACCGTTTCCAAAACCCGCCCAGTACCCGAAGGGGCCAGCCGAGAATCACACAAATAAGCCGAGGAAATTGGATCCGTCAGAGTACTAA
- a CDS encoding hypothetical protein (NECATOR_CHRII.G8272.T2), which yields METPFGVQLGDKTTAPESMTRGIDRNAWKKPDFIIVGGRPNEYRFVAMLILGLKDMRLSIPLRLRRIINSNYHPFQVIPKPDRWQVRERQDRFTAWQYGACRDTYKYGNIKLNKIFCYLDMKRRDESKLEKFYAEERLNAALAEHHFEYKHFRNMLDKAHILLDNVVLSQLAIYEPRTFQSLVALAKEMAIKDGRPVIPDDEFKFEVHLDDSLFGEPFPKPAQYPKGPAENHTNKPRKLDPSEY from the exons ATGGAAACACCGTTCGGCGTCCAGCTCGGAGACAAAACAACAGCACCAGAATCGATGACGAGAGGAATCGATCGTAATGCGTG GAAAAAACCCGATTTTATTATCGTTGGCGGTCGTCCAAATGAGTATCGATTCGTTGCGATGCTCATCTTGGGATTAAAGG ATATGCGGTTATCCATTCCTCTTCGACTACGGAGGATCATCAACAGCAATTATCATCCTTTTCAGGTAATTCCTAAGCCTGACAGATGGCAAGTTCGAGAGCGACAAGATCGTTTCACTGCG tggcAATACGGTGCTTGTCGAGATACGTACAAGTATGGGAATATAAAATTGAACAAGATTTTCTGTTATCTCGACATGAAACGTCGAGACGAGAGCAAGCTCGAGAAATTC taTGCTGAGGAACGTCTGAATGCAGCACTCGCTGAACATCACTTTGAATACAAACACTTCCGCAACATGCTGGATAAAGCACATATTCTCCTCGACAATGTTGTTCTTTCTCAGTTGGCCATCTATGAACCAAGAACATTTCAG aGCCTTGTCGCTCTAGCAAAAGAAATGGCAATTAAGGATGGCCGACCTGTAATACCGGATGATGAATTCAAATTTGAG GTCCATCTTGATGACTCTCTCTTTGGTGAACCGTTTCCAAAACCCGCCCAGTACCCGAAGGGGCCAGCCGAGAATCACACAAATAAGCCGAGGAAATTGGATCCGTCAGAGTACTAA
- a CDS encoding hypothetical protein (NECATOR_CHRII.G8273.T1) yields MAAAVANQVQPVRFSSGPSGSGVTLTISGPSTTSPANNVVNRRPVAGTFRIQATPTVQIQQMDMMMMGDGPGRRLRKNVANVRRHVDYVATVLNHAESRLWQYKRWQRPVQQPDELYQNTALPARCTPETPVDCILTKFVRAAMNKVKCPVYSLCWTPEGKRLITGASTGEFTLWNGTAFNFETILQAHDSAIRAMTWSHNEQWLVSADHEGFIKYWQPNMNNVHMYQAHKDEPVRGLSFAPTDVKLASASDDGTVRIWDFARCIEERAMRGHGSEVRCVGWHPSKGMIATGSRDSQQPVKLWDPRTGDCLTTLQDHKSSVMAVDWNRNGNWLLTAGRDHLVKLYDIRCMKEMFSYKGHKKEVTAIAWHPVHEGLFVSGGGDGSIAYWLVENEKEVAFLEHAHDQAVWAMKFHPMGHILATGSNDNNTKFWARNRPGDTQEDIFGLASFTTNMVGALDKEREPKSAAIRLEDEYMAPVIPGMGLDDEVVEKMNRDITSNPATAHHTMLLMPEDLNARHQHNANIGAKKTLIKQPPPKKAQRQFERMWNVSKPGGPGFDDYDEEVEDEFFQQPQQKPRQGLLGQAPPPMTMLAQTVKAQSAAAIAAGFAGGFAGAQKLGLLPPGMPPGWKPGSTQSNANSASSDDKSTPTKPPLSSQQHPPSEQGRPPMPSHRPPLLPNAPGQPNAGPPSTPPGGQNHSGGPPSRTALPMPPQRPSFPGLPPNIPPGMTPQMLAAAGVWPPGIPMPPSIAQKQQQQQQQQQQSVTQNVDSEDMEEDHDYRMAPSSHSSGDVDLRANQSRPQPRGPPPGHRPADNRMGPPLDMRRPHNDMNHSAVDQDQRIRSQDDDIRDPRRRPLPQEPLPLPPQHSASMPAPHGMPMQSHPPNLHNQQGPAPQMSGRPWNAQPQIPPSNSQYDSQYDSQYEEPHEKYDNWRHPSGSRHQGNGYYGGNKQEYDRDREYDRDRGRDGGGPMRGGSRGRGRGRGRPY; encoded by the exons ATGGCTGCGGCTGTTGCAAATCAG GTTCAACCTGTTCGATTTAGCAGTGGCCCATCAGGGAGTGGAGTGACGCTCACAATTTCAG GTCCATCGACTACATCACCTGCAAACAATGTCGTCAACCGACGTCCTGTGGCAGGAACATTCCGTATTCAAGCGACTCCTACT GTACAAATCCAACAAATGGATATGATGATGATGGGTGATGGACCTGGTCGTCGACTGAGAAAGAATGTGGCTAACGTTCGGAGGCATGTCGATTACGTCGCCACTGTACTTAATCATGCGGAG TCTCGACTTTGGCAATACAAACGGTGGCAACGACCGGTGCAACAGCCCGACGAATTGTACCAGAACACAGCATTACCTGCCAGGTGTACGCCAGAGACACCAGTCGACTGTATTCTTACAAAATTTGTTAGAGCAGCTATGAACAAAGTCAAATGTCCAGTCTACAGTTTATGT TGGACTCCGGAGGGCAAACGTCTGATAACGGGTGCATCAACAGGCGAATTCACTCTTTGGAATGGCACAGCATTTAATTTCGAAACTATCCTGCAG GCACATGATTCGGCAATTCGTGCAATGACATGGTCACATAATGAACAATGGCTGGTATCTGCAGATCATGAAGGATTCATAAAATATTGGCAACCAAATATGAATAATGTGCACATGTACCAAGCACACAAGGATGAACCTGTCCGCGGATTATC TTTTGCACCAACGGATGTCAAATTAGCTTCTGCATCTGATGATGGGACAGTACGCATTTGGGATTTTGCTCGATGTATCGAAGAAAGAGCGATGCGAGGTCATGGATCCGAG GTGAGATGTGTGGGCTGGCATCCATCCAAAGGAATGATTGCCACTGGTTCAAGAGATTCACAACAACCTGTAAAGTTATGGGATCCAAGAACAGGCGATTGTCTGACAACACT GCAAGATCACAAGAGTTCCGTTATGGCTGTGGACTGGAATCGCAATGGTAACTGGTTGTTAACAGCTGGTCGTGATCATCTTGTAAAACTCTACGACATCCGTtgtatgaaagaaatgttttcataTAAGGGGCACAAGAAAGAAGTAACGG CAATTGCTTGGCATCCAGTACACGAAGGATTATTTGTGTCTGGTGGAGGTGATGGTTCAATCGCGTACTGGCTAGTAGAAAATGAGAAG GAAGTGGCTTTCCTCGAACACGCTCATGACCAAGCTGTCTGGGCGATGAAATTCCACCCGATGGGGCATATTCTAGCTACAG GATCAAACGACAACAACACCAAGTTCTGGGCGCGTAATCGACCAGGAGATACGCAAGAAGATATTTTTGGCTTGGCGTCCTTTACCACTAATATG GTCGGTGCTTTGGATAAGGAACGCGAACCAAAGAGTGCTGCAATTCGCCTAGAAGATGAATATATGGCTCCAGTAATTCCAG GAATGGGTTTGGATGATGAAGTTGTCGAAAAAATGAACCGAGACATTACATCAAACCCAGCCACTGCTCATCATACTATGTTGCTTATGCCGGAGGATTTGAATGCACGACATCAG CATAATGCAAATATTGgagcaaagaaaacattgattAAACAACCACCACCGAAGAAAGCTCAACGTCAGTTCGAACGCATGTGGAATGTATCCAAACCTGGTGGCCCCGGAT TCGACGACTACGATGAGGAAGTTGAAGATGAGTTTTTCCAACAGCCACAACAGAAACCACGACAAGGACTTCTTGGACAAGCTCCACCTCCGATGACAATGCTTGCACAAACTG TCAAAGCCCAGTCTGCAGCGGCAATAGCTGCCGGATTTGCCGGAGGATTTGCAGGTGCCCAAAAACTCGGTCTATTACCTCCAGGAATGCCACCTGGATGGAAACCAGGGTCGACGCAGTCAAATGCGAATAGTGCAAGCTCCGACGATAAGTCAACACCTACAAAACCACCTTTGTCTAGTCAGCAACATCCACCGTCAGAACAAG GACGACCTCCAATGCCTTCTCACCGACCTCCATTACTTCCAAATGCTCCGGGTCAACCCAATGCGGGACCACCGTCAACCCCACCCGGTGGCCAGAATCATTCCGGGGGACCTCCATCTAGAACTGCGTTACCGATGCCTCCGCAACGTCCTTCATTTCCTGGATTGCCTCCAA ATATTCCTCCCGGTATGACTCCTCAGATGTTGGCGGCTGCTGGAGTTTGGCCTCCTGGAATACCTATGCCTCCTTCAATAGCTCaaaagcaacaacaacagcagcagcaacaacaacaatcagTTACGCAAAACGTTGACTCGGAAGACATGGAAGAG GACCATGACTACCGAATGGCACCTAGTTCTCATTCATCTGGAGATGTTGATCTTAGAGCAAATCAGTcacgaccacaaccgagaggtCCACCTCCAGGTCATCGTCCAGCGGATAACAGAATGGGACCACCGTTAGACATGAGAAGACCACACAACGACA TGAATCATTCTGCTGTTGATCAGGATCAAAGGATACGAAGCCAAGATGATGACATTCGCGATCCTCGACGAAGACCTTTACCTCAG gaaCCGCTCCCGCTGCCACCGCAGCACAGTGCCTCGATGCCAGCCCCACATGGCATGCCTATGCAGTCACATCCGCCCAATCTCCATAACCAACAAGGTCCAGCTCCACAGATGAGTGGTAGACCGTGGAATGCTCAACCACAAATACCACCATCTAACTCGCAGTACGATTCACAGTACGATTCGCAATACGAGGAGCCTCACGAGAAATACGACAACTGGAGGCATCCTTCGGGGTCTAGGCATCAAG gGAATGGATACTATGGTGGGAACAAACAAGAGTACGATCGTGACCGAGAATACGACCGAGATCGAGGTAGGGACGGCGGTGGACCGATGAGAGGCGGATCGAGGGGACGGGGAAGGGGTCGAGGAAGACCGTACTAG
- a CDS encoding hypothetical protein (NECATOR_CHRII.G8273.T2) — protein sequence MAAAVANQVQPVRFSSGPSGSGVTLTISGPSTTSPANNVVNRRPVAGTFRIQATPTVQIQQMDMMMMGDGPGRRLRKNVANVRRHVDYVATVLNHAESRLWQYKRWQRPVQQPDELYQNTALPARCTPETPVDCILTKFVRAAMNKVKCPVYSLCWTPEGKRLITGASTGEFTLWNGTAFNFETILQTGAPLKTAHDSAIRAMTWSHNEQWLVSADHEGFIKYWQPNMNNVHMYQAHKDEPVRGLSFAPTDVKLASASDDGTVRIWDFARCIEERAMRGHGSEVRCVGWHPSKGMIATGSRDSQQPVKLWDPRTGDCLTTLQDHKSSVMAVDWNRNGNWLLTAGRDHLVKLYDIRCMKEMFSYKGHKKEVTAIAWHPVHEGLFVSGGGDGSIAYWLVENEKEVAFLEHAHDQAVWAMKFHPMGHILATGSNDNNTKFWARNRPGDTQEDIFGLASFTTNMVGALDKEREPKSAAIRLEDEYMAPVIPGMGLDDEVVEKMNRDITSNPATAHHTMLLMPEDLNARHQHNANIGAKKTLIKQPPPKKAQRQFERMWNVSKPGGPGFDDYDEEVEDEFFQQPQQKPRQGLLGQAPPPMTMLAQTVKAQSAAAIAAGFAGGFAGAQKLGLLPPGMPPGWKPGSTQSNANSASSDDKSTPTKPPLSSQQHPPSEQGRPPMPSHRPPLLPNAPGQPNAGPPSTPPGGQNHSGGPPSRTALPMPPQRPSFPGLPPNIPPGMTPQMLAAAGVWPPGIPMPPSIAQKQQQQQQQQQQSVTQNVDSEDMEEDHDYRMAPSSHSSGDVDLRANQSRPQPRGPPPGHRPADNRMGPPLDMRRPHNDMNHSAVDQDQRIRSQDDDIRDPRRRPLPQEPLPLPPQHSASMPAPHGMPMQSHPPNLHNQQGPAPQMSGRPWNAQPQIPPSNSQYDSQYDSQYEEPHEKYDNWRHPSGSRHQGNGYYGGNKQEYDRDREYDRDRGRDGGGPMRGGSRGRGRGRGRPY from the exons ATGGCTGCGGCTGTTGCAAATCAG GTTCAACCTGTTCGATTTAGCAGTGGCCCATCAGGGAGTGGAGTGACGCTCACAATTTCAG GTCCATCGACTACATCACCTGCAAACAATGTCGTCAACCGACGTCCTGTGGCAGGAACATTCCGTATTCAAGCGACTCCTACT GTACAAATCCAACAAATGGATATGATGATGATGGGTGATGGACCTGGTCGTCGACTGAGAAAGAATGTGGCTAACGTTCGGAGGCATGTCGATTACGTCGCCACTGTACTTAATCATGCGGAG TCTCGACTTTGGCAATACAAACGGTGGCAACGACCGGTGCAACAGCCCGACGAATTGTACCAGAACACAGCATTACCTGCCAGGTGTACGCCAGAGACACCAGTCGACTGTATTCTTACAAAATTTGTTAGAGCAGCTATGAACAAAGTCAAATGTCCAGTCTACAGTTTATGT TGGACTCCGGAGGGCAAACGTCTGATAACGGGTGCATCAACAGGCGAATTCACTCTTTGGAATGGCACAGCATTTAATTTCGAAACTATCCTGCAG ACTGGCGCACCTTTAAAAACG GCACATGATTCGGCAATTCGTGCAATGACATGGTCACATAATGAACAATGGCTGGTATCTGCAGATCATGAAGGATTCATAAAATATTGGCAACCAAATATGAATAATGTGCACATGTACCAAGCACACAAGGATGAACCTGTCCGCGGATTATC TTTTGCACCAACGGATGTCAAATTAGCTTCTGCATCTGATGATGGGACAGTACGCATTTGGGATTTTGCTCGATGTATCGAAGAAAGAGCGATGCGAGGTCATGGATCCGAG GTGAGATGTGTGGGCTGGCATCCATCCAAAGGAATGATTGCCACTGGTTCAAGAGATTCACAACAACCTGTAAAGTTATGGGATCCAAGAACAGGCGATTGTCTGACAACACT GCAAGATCACAAGAGTTCCGTTATGGCTGTGGACTGGAATCGCAATGGTAACTGGTTGTTAACAGCTGGTCGTGATCATCTTGTAAAACTCTACGACATCCGTtgtatgaaagaaatgttttcataTAAGGGGCACAAGAAAGAAGTAACGG CAATTGCTTGGCATCCAGTACACGAAGGATTATTTGTGTCTGGTGGAGGTGATGGTTCAATCGCGTACTGGCTAGTAGAAAATGAGAAG GAAGTGGCTTTCCTCGAACACGCTCATGACCAAGCTGTCTGGGCGATGAAATTCCACCCGATGGGGCATATTCTAGCTACAG GATCAAACGACAACAACACCAAGTTCTGGGCGCGTAATCGACCAGGAGATACGCAAGAAGATATTTTTGGCTTGGCGTCCTTTACCACTAATATG GTCGGTGCTTTGGATAAGGAACGCGAACCAAAGAGTGCTGCAATTCGCCTAGAAGATGAATATATGGCTCCAGTAATTCCAG GAATGGGTTTGGATGATGAAGTTGTCGAAAAAATGAACCGAGACATTACATCAAACCCAGCCACTGCTCATCATACTATGTTGCTTATGCCGGAGGATTTGAATGCACGACATCAG CATAATGCAAATATTGgagcaaagaaaacattgattAAACAACCACCACCGAAGAAAGCTCAACGTCAGTTCGAACGCATGTGGAATGTATCCAAACCTGGTGGCCCCGGAT TCGACGACTACGATGAGGAAGTTGAAGATGAGTTTTTCCAACAGCCACAACAGAAACCACGACAAGGACTTCTTGGACAAGCTCCACCTCCGATGACAATGCTTGCACAAACTG TCAAAGCCCAGTCTGCAGCGGCAATAGCTGCCGGATTTGCCGGAGGATTTGCAGGTGCCCAAAAACTCGGTCTATTACCTCCAGGAATGCCACCTGGATGGAAACCAGGGTCGACGCAGTCAAATGCGAATAGTGCAAGCTCCGACGATAAGTCAACACCTACAAAACCACCTTTGTCTAGTCAGCAACATCCACCGTCAGAACAAG GACGACCTCCAATGCCTTCTCACCGACCTCCATTACTTCCAAATGCTCCGGGTCAACCCAATGCGGGACCACCGTCAACCCCACCCGGTGGCCAGAATCATTCCGGGGGACCTCCATCTAGAACTGCGTTACCGATGCCTCCGCAACGTCCTTCATTTCCTGGATTGCCTCCAA ATATTCCTCCCGGTATGACTCCTCAGATGTTGGCGGCTGCTGGAGTTTGGCCTCCTGGAATACCTATGCCTCCTTCAATAGCTCaaaagcaacaacaacagcagcagcaacaacaacaatcagTTACGCAAAACGTTGACTCGGAAGACATGGAAGAG GACCATGACTACCGAATGGCACCTAGTTCTCATTCATCTGGAGATGTTGATCTTAGAGCAAATCAGTcacgaccacaaccgagaggtCCACCTCCAGGTCATCGTCCAGCGGATAACAGAATGGGACCACCGTTAGACATGAGAAGACCACACAACGACA TGAATCATTCTGCTGTTGATCAGGATCAAAGGATACGAAGCCAAGATGATGACATTCGCGATCCTCGACGAAGACCTTTACCTCAG gaaCCGCTCCCGCTGCCACCGCAGCACAGTGCCTCGATGCCAGCCCCACATGGCATGCCTATGCAGTCACATCCGCCCAATCTCCATAACCAACAAGGTCCAGCTCCACAGATGAGTGGTAGACCGTGGAATGCTCAACCACAAATACCACCATCTAACTCGCAGTACGATTCACAGTACGATTCGCAATACGAGGAGCCTCACGAGAAATACGACAACTGGAGGCATCCTTCGGGGTCTAGGCATCAAG gGAATGGATACTATGGTGGGAACAAACAAGAGTACGATCGTGACCGAGAATACGACCGAGATCGAGGTAGGGACGGCGGTGGACCGATGAGAGGCGGATCGAGGGGACGGGGAAGGGGTCGAGGAAGACCGTACTAG
- a CDS encoding hypothetical protein (NECATOR_CHRII.G8274.T1): MEDYGEGDVEHLSYVSRADSVRTLVGFMISETIRLCCPHDFLETAPNAMEELHLPQDSIHLIKFPPN; encoded by the exons atggaagactacggagagggag ACGTGGAACATCTCTCCTACGTGTCCAGAGCGGACTCGGTTCGTACCCTAGTAGGGTTCATGATATCCGAGACTATTCGGCTTTGTTGTCCACATGATTTCTTGGAAACAG CTCCCAACGCTATGGAAGAGTTACATTTGCCACAAGATTCAATCCATCTTATCAAATTCCCGCCGAATTAA